In Victivallis sp. Marseille-Q1083, the genomic stretch CCGATGGCCGATTATCCGGAAATTATGGATGAGTTGATCGCCGGGCTGAAAACCTTGCCCGGCATCGGCCGCCGCAGTGCCGAGCGCCTGGCGCTGGCGATGCTGAAATGGCCGTCGGATAAACTGGCGCATATCGGTTCGTTGATCCAGAAATTGCCGGAAAGCGTCACTTTTTGCCCGGTTTGCGGCAATCTGGCGGCCGAGGGGGCAATTTGTGCGGTTTGTGCCGATGCCGGCCGCAGGACATCGCAAATTTGCGTCGTCGAAGATTTTTCCCAGATCATCACCATCGAGAACAGCGGCAGTTACCGCGGCCTCTATCATGTGCTCGGCGGCCGCCTGTCGCCGCTGGAAAATCGTTCGGTGGCCGACTTGACGATAGAACCATTGTTGCGCCGCCTCGAAGCCGGCGCCGTCAAAGAGCTGATTCTGGCGTTGAGTCCGGACGTCGAGGGCAGGGCGACGGCGATTTACCTGGCCGGCCTCTGTGAAAAATTGGTGGAGCAAATTACCCGGCCGGCGCAGGGATTGCCGGCCGGGGCGGACATTACCTATGCCGATTCGGCGACGATTTCAGCGGCATTGGCCGGCCGGGTGAAATTGTAAGCCGGCCGCTGGCCTTCTTGCTCCGGAGAGCGAAGTCTCCGGCTGCCGGCCAAGCTCGCCTGTTTATCGTCCATCGCGATCAATGCCTCCCGGCTCCGGCGGATGCGGAGCAAGGCCGGAAGACATTGACTGGATGGATTTGCGCGGCGGCTGGACATTGCGATGAGTTCGCCTATTGGCGCAGCAGCCGTTCGGTGATGAAATTCTGGAAGCCGGATAGATCCAGCCAGTCGACCGCCACTTCGATTCGATTGCCGGCATTCTCGTCCGGCACCGTGAAGCCGTCGTCGGTTACCCGGATGCCGAGAGTTTCGAACTTCAGGAATTGCCGGGAGAAGGCCAGGAAGATCGCCACCGTATCGAACAGGATCGAACTTTTTTCTTCGAATTTCCAGGGCGCCTGCAGTGCCGTGTGCCACATTCGGTATTGGGTGAAGATGTCCCGCAGAAGCGGTTGCGGCGATTCGAACAGCCGCCGGTAATTTTCACCGTCAAGGCGAACGACGCCGCAGGTATCCAGCGGGGTGATGACCATCGATTTCCACGGCGCGGCGAATACCGCCTGGGAGGCGGCCAGATCCGCTTTGACGTTGCATTCAGCGATCGGCACCGGATCCCATTCCAGCCCGCGGTAGATGCTGCCGTGCATGCCGACGAAATGAATCCTGGCGGCCAGGTCCGGCCGCCGTTTCAGCAAGGCGCCGATGTTGCTCAGTCCGGCGATATTGATGATGGTGACCGGTTCCGGCGACTGATCGATCAGTTCGATCAGCGCCTCAAGTCCGTTGGTGTGGATGGTGCCCGGGTAATCGGCCAGGTTGTAATCCCGGACATAATCGACGACCGTTCGCCAGTCGCCTTTGACCAGCGTCGGCAGCCCGATGCCGACTGGAATATCGGTCCGGCCGGCTGCTTCCAGCAGTTTGGCGATGATGCGGGCGCGGTAAATGGTATCGGAACAGGCGGACAGCACCAGTTTGACCTCGACTTCCGGGCAGTGCAGCAGCAAAGCCAGCGCCCAGGCGTCGTCGATGTCGCCGCCGATATCGGTGTCCAGGACGACCGGAATAGGTTTGCGTTCAGACATGATGAATGGTTTACTCCGTTATGGTTGATTTCGGCGGTTCCGGCAAATTTTTGCCGACCGCCAGGATCTTGGTTTCTTTTTCCTGCATCGGCAACTGGAATTCGGTCAAGCGGCGCCCGATCAGGGTATCGCCGGTGACATCGTAGACATCCAGCGCTTCCGGCAGTTTGACGGTTTTGGTGCCGGCTTCCGGCGCGGTGATGCACAACCACGCCGCGTTGGCGGCCAGGTTGTCGTTGCTTTCCAGGTAGATGTGGACGCCGGCGTCGCGGAAGATTTCCCGCAGCACTTCGGCCGGAACCGGCGTCATCGGCACGTAAACGCTGGTCCAGTCGGCGAATTTCCGGCTGACCATCGCCGGATCGCCGGTATCGGCATAGCGGCCGATCACCATCGTGCCGGAAGCGTCCGCCGCCGGCACGAAACGCGGCGAAAGTTCCGTTTTCATGCAGTTTTCGACCAGATCGGCCTGTTCCAGCAGCCGTTCCGGCAAGCCGAAGCGCTGGAGGCCGCGGCCGGTCGGCTGTTCCAGATTGACGACGACTCCGCCGGAATCCTGGACGGTGAAGTCCAGGCCGGTCAGCTGCTTCATTCCATCCAATGACAGGCTGTGCTCGGTGACGAAGCCGGGCGCGTAATACCAGATCAGTGTCTTGCCGTCCCGTTTGAGCTGCTCAACCGCCCGGCGTTCGGCATCGGTCAGGAAAAAGCAATCCAGGAAAATATACACTTTGTGATCCGGAATCAGGCCGTCGGCCAGATCGTCGATCAGGAACTTGCTGAACGGTGCGCCGCTGCGGCACAAGTCCTCCAACTGGCCCTGTTCGGCTTCATACATATTGCTGGTCCAGTCGAGATGGCCGCCGAGGTAGAATTCGCTCTGCGGCTGGGAAATCACCGCCACTTCGGCGATTTCCCGCCGCGGCAGTTGCATGGAATAATCCGCCCAGCGGTTGATCCGCTTGAAATCTTCCCGCAGGGCCGGCGCATCATACCATTCGCCGGACGAGTGGTCCATGTACCACATGCCGCTGTTGGCGCAGACGACATTGCCGAACGAACGGCGCAGCACCTGCTGGGATTCCCAGAGGTTGTTGCAGAGCGTCGCCCAGTTCTTGGGGAAGCTCAAATGGGTGCGGTCGTCGGCTTCATCGATGAACAGCTTGCCGTGCAATGCCAGGCTGGCCGGATAATTGCGCAACGCGCCGTCTTTGCCGGGGCCGCGCCGATGGTAGGTGTGCGGGCCGGCGATGGCATCCAGCGAAGTCAACCGGTGGGCCGCGCCGGCGGCGCGGTGATGGATGTATTTCTCGTGCCAGTTCATATCCGGGCTGTAGCCGTACAGCGTCACCGTCAGCAGCCGGCCGTTGCTCTCGTCCTTGACGATCCGGCAGAAATGATCGATGGCGTCGACGGTCACCTGATGATAAGCTTCCCAATAATCCATGCAGCGCCGGCCGAGTGCCGGGTCTTTGAAAATGCCGTAATCTTCGGCATACAGTTCGCTTTCGTCCGGTGTCGTCGCGTTGTCGAACGTCACGGTATCGTCCTGCCAGGCTTCCCGCAGCGATTCGAGGTTGTTCCGGTAACGGTTGCGAAGGTAATTCCTGAAATAACGCTCCATCGCCGGCGTGTTGTCGACGCCGTACTGATGCCATTCGCCGCCCTGGGCGGTGCTCAATACCACGCCGATGACCTGATCGGCATACGGGGAATCTTCGATATAGCGGACCATGCGCCGCAGCGCCGCGCCGGCCTGCTCCAGCCACAGCTCGGAAGCGAAGGATTCATTGCGCTTATCGCTTTCGTCGTGACCGAAAAAAGCCTCTTCCGGATGTTTTTCCAGCCACCAGTCCGGCGCCCACAGATGGATGCGCGGCAGGAAATAACCGTTCGGACAGCGCTGGGCCGTCGTCGACAGCACCCGCTCCATGATCGAATAATCGGTCGTGTAGTCATCGGTCCACCCCAGGTCGAGGAAGGAGGTTTTTTCGATGAAGGAGTACAGTTTGACGCCGGCTTCCTGGAAGGTCCTGGCGTCCTTCGGAGCAATTTCCTGTTCGAACAGAATCATCGGAAACAAAGGCTGTTCATTGATAAACAGCCCGGGGCTGCCGTGGTAATTCTGGATGGTCGCTTGGGGCATGGTGTGGTCCTCGGTATGGCGTGGTTCGGCGTCGGCGGCGTGCAACATTCCGCCGGTCAGCATCAACGACAAAGTCGCTCTGCGGATGGTTTGCGGTAAACTTGGCATAACGATTGCATTCCCTGTGGGTTGAAATATCCGGTGTACCAATCCATGATATAATCCGGATTGGCCCAAAAATCCAATCGATTGATCGGGATTTCAAACTTTTTTTTGAAGTATTCAGAAAAAGAGCCGGAGAAAATCATCCGGCTCGTCGGAGAGATTATTTTGTCATCACTTAAATTATGTGATTGATTGTTTAATAATCACTTCCAGAACGGAATTCCAACGCTCCGCCTGTACCCCAGGAGGCCGGCATCCAATATTTGTAGCCAAGCGTGAATTGTGCTCCCAACAAAGATTCGACATGACCGTCCAACATGCAGACATTGGTGCGATTGGAGTGCCGCAATGCCAGCGGATAATACCAGCCCCTTCTGAAATTCGGTTCGCCGCCGCCGTCGGAATTGATGATATTGCCATCACCGCCGTAGCGATTGGTGTCATCATGATCTCCTTCATCCGAAAAACTGTCGCCTGCATAAATTAATGTTGAATTGCGACCGAACTGATCGTATTCCGACATTTTATGTGGCCGCCACTGATCATTGCCCATAAAATGATAGGTCGGCCAACTGCCGAAACTGGCGCTGCTGATACCATAATCACTTTTACGAGAATAGGCAATATCATCGTATTTAGTAGCAGTGGATCTGCCGGCCGGGCATTTGAAGCTTTCGTAACCCATCCCGTAATTGTCCATGAATTCCCGTGGATAAGAAATCCAGACCTCCGATTCGTCAACACCTGGGTAAGTGCCCGGAACCCAGTCGTCGTAATCGTTGGTATACATGAACATCACCAAACCGATCTGTTTCAGATTGCCGACGCATTTGATCGCCTGCGCCTTGGCTTTGGCTTTGCCCAGCGCCGGCAGCAGCATACTGGCGAGAATGGCGATGATCGCGATTACGACCAGCAATTCGATCAAAGTAAAACTCTTTTTCTGTTTCATTTTTTCCTCCTGGTTGTTCTTTAAGGTTTCAATGCGATTGACTTATTAAATCATTGATACAACTTTACACTGTTTCTGATCAGGATTTCACCGCGGCCGGCAATCATTTCGCCGTTGGCGTTCGGATTGGCGATCGCCTTGAGCATCAGTTCCATCGCCAATTCTCCGGCATAGGTTCCGGAAAATTCGAAGGTGGTCAACGGAACCGGACAGGTGGCCGCTTCCGCCAGGTTGTCACAGCCCATCAGATTCAAATCGTCCGGGATGCGGATGTTATTTTCCAGCAGGAATTCCATGACGCCGAACGCCTGCCAGTCGGTCGAGCAGAAAATGGTGTCGAATTTCCGCAATTTGGCGATATCGCCCGCGCAATACTGTTGAATGCCGGCATAAGCGTTCTTGCGGTTGGCGTCTTCGATATTGAGCAGTTCATAGTCGAAGTGATAGAGCTCCGCCGCCCGGGACAGCGCCTGGAGCCTGGGATTGCCCTTCAGAAAGCAGGGGCCGACGTAAAGCAGACTCTTCATCCGGTTTTCGGCCAGGAAGCGGTAGGCGTTGAAAAACTCCAGTTCGAGATTGTCGACCAGCCACCATTTGGCGGTAAGCTCGAAATAATAGTCGGAAATGACGACGTAGGGAATCCGGTTGCCGTCCAGTTGCCGCGCGATGCTCCGGAAGGGTTCCGGCTCGAAGAGTTCCGCCCAGCGGATGATGATCAAGCCGTCGAATTCCTCATAACCGCATTGATCGCCGAGGTCGTGCATCAGGACGGTGACGTTGTGGCGGGCCGCGGCGGCGAAAATTCCCTTCAGGCGGCGCAAATACAATTGCCAGTGGCGGTAGTCGCCCTCCGGCAGAACCACGCTGACATCCGGAATCAGCACCGCGACTTTCAGCGCCGTTTGGGCTGGCGCGACCGGCAGATCCGGAAAATTCACCGATTCCGCTGGCGCCGCCTTGTCCTGCGGACAACCGATGACGAAGGTGCCGACCGGCCGCCGTTTGCACAACAACCCCTCATCGCAGAGCAGCTGCACCGCTTTGCGGATGGTGGAAGTGGAAGTCTCGTAATGCCTGGTCAGTTCATTCTCCGGGGAAATCCGGCAGCCGACCGGCAGTTCCCCGGATTGAATTTTGCGCCGCAAGTCATTGTAGACTTCCTGATACAGCATCGGTTGTTGTTTTACCATCAACATGAGGTTTGTCATCCTTTGTTATCATTGCATTATAATTATATCAAAATTTTTTCCAAAAGTCAATACCCCAATCGCATTTTTTTTGATATTTTATGCAAAATTTTTTCATTCGGCCGGCGGCAACCCATCCTGGGAGGTGAAAAACTCCTCCTGTGCGTTGATTTTCCGGCGGATTCTGGCGAAATTGTGCCGGATGATGAATTTGCCGAAGGACGGATAGCTGTCCGGCTCCGGCAGACGCAACTGCGGAATGAGCCGGTCCGGCACGGTGACGATGCGCTCGCCGGCACGGTAACGGACCGGGCCGGGCTCGAAGGTGAATATGTCGTTCAACGACCGGCCGGTTGAACGGTCGAACTGCTGAAGCAGGTCCGGATAGCTGCCGTCGAGGATCGTGAAAAACGGCACGCTCCACAGATTGCGGGTTGCCGCCAGAAAATCGGCCTGTTCCGCCGGTGTCCAGCGATAGGTTTCGTAGGGGTCGGTCTGCTGGTAAAAGCGGTAAATGTACCACCGGAACAAGGCATCGTCGGTCCGTTCGAAGAGTTCGCTGTGCCTGGCGGTGAAATAGGCACTGTGCGGGCCGCTGCTCCACAAGCCGCATTC encodes the following:
- the recR gene encoding recombination mediator RecR, whose protein sequence is MPMADYPEIMDELIAGLKTLPGIGRRSAERLALAMLKWPSDKLAHIGSLIQKLPESVTFCPVCGNLAAEGAICAVCADAGRRTSQICVVEDFSQIITIENSGSYRGLYHVLGGRLSPLENRSVADLTIEPLLRRLEAGAVKELILALSPDVEGRATAIYLAGLCEKLVEQITRPAQGLPAGADITYADSATISAALAGRVKL
- a CDS encoding nucleoside hydrolase; the protein is MSERKPIPVVLDTDIGGDIDDAWALALLLHCPEVEVKLVLSACSDTIYRARIIAKLLEAAGRTDIPVGIGLPTLVKGDWRTVVDYVRDYNLADYPGTIHTNGLEALIELIDQSPEPVTIINIAGLSNIGALLKRRPDLAARIHFVGMHGSIYRGLEWDPVPIAECNVKADLAASQAVFAAPWKSMVITPLDTCGVVRLDGENYRRLFESPQPLLRDIFTQYRMWHTALQAPWKFEEKSSILFDTVAIFLAFSRQFLKFETLGIRVTDDGFTVPDENAGNRIEVAVDWLDLSGFQNFITERLLRQ
- a CDS encoding prepilin-type N-terminal cleavage/methylation domain-containing protein, which gives rise to MKQKKSFTLIELLVVIAIIAILASMLLPALGKAKAKAQAIKCVGNLKQIGLVMFMYTNDYDDWVPGTYPGVDESEVWISYPREFMDNYGMGYESFKCPAGRSTATKYDDIAYSRKSDYGISSASFGSWPTYHFMGNDQWRPHKMSEYDQFGRNSTLIYAGDSFSDEGDHDDTNRYGGDGNIINSDGGGEPNFRRGWYYPLALRHSNRTNVCMLDGHVESLLGAQFTLGYKYWMPASWGTGGALEFRSGSDY
- a CDS encoding substrate-binding domain-containing protein; this translates as MLMVKQQPMLYQEVYNDLRRKIQSGELPVGCRISPENELTRHYETSTSTIRKAVQLLCDEGLLCKRRPVGTFVIGCPQDKAAPAESVNFPDLPVAPAQTALKVAVLIPDVSVVLPEGDYRHWQLYLRRLKGIFAAAARHNVTVLMHDLGDQCGYEEFDGLIIIRWAELFEPEPFRSIARQLDGNRIPYVVISDYYFELTAKWWLVDNLELEFFNAYRFLAENRMKSLLYVGPCFLKGNPRLQALSRAAELYHFDYELLNIEDANRKNAYAGIQQYCAGDIAKLRKFDTIFCSTDWQAFGVMEFLLENNIRIPDDLNLMGCDNLAEAATCPVPLTTFEFSGTYAGELAMELMLKAIANPNANGEMIAGRGEILIRNSVKLYQ